The following proteins are encoded in a genomic region of Triticum dicoccoides isolate Atlit2015 ecotype Zavitan chromosome 1B, WEW_v2.0, whole genome shotgun sequence:
- the LOC119350117 gene encoding 2-hydroxyisoflavanone dehydratase-like, protein MHANKSSAVLSKKDAGGEEDITVDLHPFIREYKGGRVERFLSSSYVEASEDAAANRGVATKDVVVHESTGVSARLFLPAAAAATGDRLPVILYVHGGSFCTESAFCRTYHNYVRSLAARAGALVVSVEYRLAPEHPVPAAYDDAWAALQWVASLSDPWLSDHADLGRTFLAGDSAGGNIVYNTAVRAARGGGTGDHIDVEGLVIVHPYFWGVERLSSSELVWDGVAMFTPELIDRLWPFVTAGRLDKNDPRVNPLDEEITSLTCQRMLVAVAEKDTLRDRGRWLAARMRECCAWADDDEKAVTLVESEGEDHGFHLYNPLRATSKVLMESIVQFINQRTALPLPAALLPEPYELHACGGMKMDPCCLPILGVPARPYMDVFGYGMAMKGMTRTSCLHVGQGRRASKTRYGLSLGHAVRHNKTNKRFSILSQQHRRLVFLTTSSSA, encoded by the coding sequence ATGCATGCAAACAAGAGTTCTGCGGTACTAAGCAAGAAGGATGCCGGCGGCGAGGAGGACATCACCGTCGACCTGCATCCATTCATCCGCGAATACAAGGGCGGCCGTGTCGAGCGCTTCCTGAGCAGCTCATACGTGGAAGCGTCGGAGGACGCGGCTGCCAACCGTGGCGTCGCGACCAAGGACGTGGTCGTCCACGAGAGCACCGGCGTGTCCGCACGCCTGTTTCTTCCGGCCGCCGCCGCAGCAACCGGCGACAGGCTCCCCGTCATCTTGTACGTGCACGGAGGATCCTTCTGCACGGAGAGCGCATTCTGCCGCACGTACCACAACTACGTCAGGTCTCTGGCGGCTCGCGCCGGGGCGCTCGTCGTGTCCGTGGAGTACCGTCTCGCGCCGGAGCATCCTGTGCCGGCGGCCTACGACGATGCATGGGCGGCGCTCCAGTGGGTGGCGTCCCTATCCGATCCCTGGCTTTCCGACCACGCCGACCTCGGGCGCACGTTCCTCGCCGGCGACAGCGCTGGCGGCAACATCGTCTACAACACGGCCGTGCGTGCTGCTAGAGGTGGTGGCACTGGCGATCACATCGACGTGGAGGGGCTTGTCATCGTGCACCCATACTTTTGGGGCGTCGAGCGGCTGTCCAGCTCCGAGCTAGTCTGGGACGGCGTTGCCATGTTTACGCCGGAGCTCATCGACAGGCTCTGGCCGTTCGTTACGGCGGGCCGTCTCGACAAGAATGATCCCCGGGTCAACCCTCTCGACGAGGAGATCACCTCGCTGACATGCCAGCGTATGCTGGTCGCCGTCGCCGAGAAGGACACCTTGCGCGACCGCGGGCGCTGGCTGGCGGCTCGCATGCGCGAGTGCTGCGCGTGGGCCGATGATGATGAGAAGGCGGTAACACTGGTGGAGTCGGAGGGCGAAGACCATGGCTTCCACCTGTACAACCCACTGCGTGCGACGAGCAAGGTACTCATGGAGAGCATAGTGCAGTTCATCAACCAGCGCACGGCCTTGCCATTGCCGGCCGCTCTGCTGCCGGAGCCGTacgagctgcatgcatgcggtggcatGAAGATGGACCCATGCTGCTTGCCTATTCTGGGCGTGCCTGCTCGGCCGTACATGGACGTGTTTGGTTATGGGATGGCCATGAAAGGTATGACACGTACTAGTTGCTTACACGTTGGGCAGGGGAGAAGAGCGTCCAAGACCAGATATGGGTTATCTTTGGGCCATGCTGTCAGGCATAACAAGACCAACAAGAGATTCTCCATATTATCCCAGCAGCACCGGCGACTTGTGTTTCTCACAACTTCATCTAGTGCATGA